The following proteins are encoded in a genomic region of Reichenbachiella sp.:
- a CDS encoding endonuclease MutS2: MNYYPKDIEVKLGFDKVRQLVKDRCISTLGEDFVDRLALSTNTSKINEWMDQTREFVQILTSGSSFPQSNYTDISPALKRSEVPGSFLDEEDFFEVKLVLETLLKMLKFFEVHEGDYPVLSARVAHIELEDSLYLALDRKIDEKGQLKDDASQELMSIRSAISKSQVRARTAVNKILKEANKHGYCPESPTLTIREGRMVIPVLAEHKRHIKGFVHDESATGQTVFLEPAEALEINNEIRELRYAERREIVRILTALTDELRENLPEVRKGIKVLGVMDFIRAKARFGIDFDCTCPELSKQQKVNWQLARHPILEAALKEQKKKIVPLNLVLTRDKRIMLISGPNAGGKSVCIKTIGLLQYMAQCGMPVSVSESSEFGTFSSVFIDIGDEQSIENDLSTYSSHLTNMKHFLEQSTRNTLFLIDEFGTGTEPQFGGAIAEVVLLELNKAQAFGAITTHYGNLKKVADKEKGVVNAAMKFDVKRLEPMYELEIGKPGSSFALEIAGKIGLNPEMLNRAKKKAGISHVQFDRLLSELESEKNQIAKDKKSLDAKNKRLTDAIKDYEDLKKYLEKEKTKVLKDAKEEAARVIQSSNKKIEATIKAIKESKADQKRTAQAREALKDHAEKVVKTKAEKTAPQKTVDTSPIEVGDKVQLKSGAVGEVESIKGKQVELLLGGLKSRAKLGDLVKISSKEFKKTTEKRVQQMTGINLNDKMASFSSTLDIRGVRAEEAIGKVEYYIDEALLLGHAEVKILHGKGHGILRELVRNVLRENHKVISAKDEHVEHGGAGITVVTLDN, translated from the coding sequence TTGAATTATTACCCCAAAGATATTGAGGTCAAATTAGGTTTTGACAAAGTAAGGCAGTTGGTAAAGGACCGGTGTATCAGCACATTAGGTGAAGACTTTGTGGATCGATTGGCACTTTCGACCAATACATCGAAGATCAATGAATGGATGGATCAGACACGAGAGTTCGTTCAAATATTAACTAGCGGTTCGTCATTTCCACAATCGAATTATACAGATATATCACCAGCCCTCAAGCGTTCAGAAGTTCCTGGAAGTTTCTTGGATGAGGAGGATTTCTTTGAAGTCAAACTAGTGCTCGAGACACTTCTCAAGATGTTGAAGTTTTTTGAAGTGCATGAAGGAGATTATCCTGTCTTATCGGCTAGGGTAGCACATATCGAATTGGAAGATTCGTTGTATTTGGCTCTGGATAGGAAGATAGACGAGAAAGGACAGTTGAAGGACGACGCCAGTCAGGAACTGATGTCTATTCGAAGTGCTATTTCCAAGAGTCAAGTACGAGCACGAACGGCAGTCAATAAAATATTGAAAGAAGCTAATAAGCATGGCTATTGTCCTGAATCGCCAACCTTAACGATTCGAGAGGGTCGTATGGTTATACCAGTATTGGCTGAGCATAAGCGACATATCAAGGGCTTTGTGCATGACGAATCTGCTACTGGACAAACCGTATTTTTAGAGCCAGCCGAGGCACTAGAAATCAACAATGAAATCCGAGAGCTGAGATATGCGGAAAGGCGAGAGATTGTTAGAATTTTAACGGCTTTGACAGATGAACTCCGGGAAAACCTTCCTGAAGTTAGAAAAGGAATCAAAGTGCTGGGTGTCATGGATTTTATTCGGGCCAAAGCAAGATTTGGAATAGATTTCGATTGCACCTGTCCTGAGTTGTCGAAGCAGCAGAAAGTAAATTGGCAACTGGCTCGGCATCCAATATTGGAGGCAGCACTCAAAGAACAAAAGAAGAAAATTGTTCCCCTCAATCTTGTCTTGACAAGAGACAAAAGGATCATGTTGATCTCGGGTCCTAATGCCGGGGGGAAATCTGTTTGCATCAAAACCATTGGATTGCTGCAGTATATGGCACAATGCGGTATGCCGGTTTCTGTTTCTGAAAGCTCCGAATTTGGAACATTCTCCTCTGTTTTTATCGATATTGGAGATGAACAATCCATCGAAAATGACTTGAGTACTTATAGTTCGCACTTGACGAACATGAAGCACTTTTTAGAGCAGTCGACCAGAAATACGCTCTTCTTGATTGATGAATTTGGCACAGGGACCGAGCCACAATTTGGAGGGGCAATTGCTGAAGTGGTCTTGCTGGAATTGAACAAAGCGCAGGCCTTTGGTGCCATTACCACTCATTATGGCAATTTGAAAAAAGTGGCCGACAAGGAGAAAGGTGTGGTAAATGCGGCCATGAAGTTTGATGTGAAGAGATTGGAGCCGATGTACGAATTGGAAATTGGTAAACCGGGAAGCTCTTTTGCTTTGGAGATTGCAGGGAAGATTGGTCTCAACCCTGAGATGCTTAATCGAGCGAAGAAGAAAGCAGGGATCTCTCATGTACAGTTTGATCGCCTGTTGAGTGAATTGGAATCCGAGAAAAATCAAATTGCCAAGGATAAGAAATCATTAGACGCTAAAAACAAGCGACTAACTGATGCGATCAAGGATTATGAAGACTTGAAGAAGTATTTGGAAAAAGAAAAAACCAAAGTACTTAAAGACGCGAAGGAAGAAGCAGCCAGAGTCATACAGTCTTCAAATAAGAAGATAGAAGCCACCATTAAGGCCATCAAAGAATCTAAAGCAGATCAGAAGCGCACGGCCCAAGCTAGAGAAGCGCTTAAAGATCATGCGGAGAAAGTGGTGAAAACAAAAGCTGAAAAGACTGCACCACAAAAAACGGTAGATACCAGTCCGATTGAAGTAGGGGATAAAGTGCAATTGAAATCTGGGGCTGTTGGCGAGGTAGAAAGCATTAAAGGAAAGCAAGTGGAATTGCTGCTTGGAGGATTGAAGTCAAGAGCCAAACTAGGTGATCTAGTTAAAATCTCATCGAAGGAGTTTAAAAAAACAACCGAAAAGCGAGTGCAACAAATGACTGGTATCAATCTGAACGATAAGATGGCCAGCTTTAGTTCTACTTTGGATATTAGAGGGGTGAGAGCAGAAGAAGCCATTGGCAAAGTAGAATATTACATCGACGAGGCACTATTGCTTGGGCATGCGGAAGTGAAGATTCTTCATGGCAAAGGTCATGGCATATTGAGAGAATTGGTTAGAAACGTACTTCGTGAGAATCATAAGGTGATCAGCGCCAAAGACGAGCATGTAGAACATGGCGGGGCGGGTATTACTGTAGTTACTTTGGATAACTAA
- a CDS encoding cytochrome b5 domain-containing protein has translation MGLPTYTVQQLALRNGQDRDEIWVAYQGNIYDVTKSRLWRDGKHYEHWAGQDLTPELADAPHTEKVFDKFEVIGVLG, from the coding sequence ATGGGTCTACCTACTTACACTGTTCAACAATTGGCCCTTAGAAACGGACAAGACCGAGATGAAATCTGGGTGGCTTACCAAGGCAATATCTATGATGTAACCAAATCACGGCTATGGAGAGACGGTAAGCACTACGAACATTGGGCAGGGCAAGACCTGACACCAGAATTGGCCGATGCCCCCCATACCGAAAAAGTATTTGATAAGTTTGAGGTGATTGGCGTTTTGGGTTAG
- a CDS encoding N-acetylglucosamine kinase, whose translation MRKHTASIFKNGMILIAESGSTKTEWRIIDSKQNVFHARSGGINPYYLDAAGILEVMRMGLIEYIDAPFKEVYFYGAGCSSTRNKQTIRDCFMQLFPNAKIEINHDMLAAARSLCGIEEGIACILGTGSNSCLYDGIGIIENVRSLGYILGDEGSGNYLGKQFLTHYFKKELPKEISDQFDEEFGLEAPDILNNIYHHHMPILYLSSFSKFIHKYLKDPMIYQMVYDAFKKFVELNVLKYTNFKNIPVHFTGSVAFYYEDILRKVGADLGINIKDIVVGPIDGLTQYHQPKK comes from the coding sequence ATGCGCAAACACACCGCATCAATTTTTAAGAACGGTATGATTCTAATCGCAGAAAGTGGCTCCACCAAAACGGAATGGAGGATCATTGATTCCAAACAAAATGTTTTTCACGCTCGATCGGGCGGGATCAATCCTTATTATTTGGATGCGGCTGGAATTTTAGAAGTGATGCGAATGGGACTTATCGAGTACATCGATGCGCCATTCAAAGAAGTGTACTTTTACGGTGCGGGGTGTTCGTCTACTCGAAACAAGCAGACGATCAGAGATTGCTTTATGCAATTGTTTCCCAACGCTAAAATTGAGATCAATCATGACATGCTGGCTGCTGCTCGCTCGCTATGTGGAATAGAAGAGGGGATCGCCTGTATCTTAGGGACTGGTTCTAATTCGTGTCTTTATGACGGGATAGGAATTATAGAAAACGTCCGCTCGTTGGGTTATATTTTGGGAGACGAAGGGAGTGGGAATTATCTGGGCAAACAGTTTTTAACGCATTATTTCAAAAAGGAATTGCCTAAAGAGATTAGCGATCAGTTTGATGAAGAATTTGGCCTCGAAGCTCCGGATATTTTAAACAATATCTATCATCACCACATGCCAATCCTGTATTTGTCAAGCTTTTCTAAGTTTATACACAAGTATCTTAAAGACCCAATGATTTATCAAATGGTATATGATGCGTTCAAAAAGTTTGTGGAATTGAATGTATTGAAATACACCAATTTCAAGAACATACCCGTTCATTTCACCGGATCGGTAGCCTTCTATTATGAGGACATTTTAAGAAAGGTAGGCGCTGATTTAGGTATCAATATAAAAGACATTGTGGTTGGCCCAATTGATGGTTTGACGCAGTATCACCAGCCGAAGAAGTAA
- the murQ gene encoding N-acetylmuramic acid 6-phosphate etherase, with protein MSSTTESPSNYNDLQHMSVFELLTNINKEDQTVPKAVEKVIPSIEALVGQIVKKMAAGGRLFYIGAGTSGRLGVVDASEIPPTYGLPHGHVVGVIAGGDGAIRKSVENAEDDPAQAWDDLSEFNISEKDVLIGIAASGRTPYVIGGLAKANEEGLVTGCITCNSGSKLAETAQFPIEVVVGPEFVTGSTRMKAGTAQKLVLNMISTAVMIRLGHVQGNKMVDMQLSNEKLVDRAIRMVMEETGLNRTKAEALVNSQGSVRKAIDHHNREDA; from the coding sequence ATGAGTTCTACTACTGAATCCCCTTCGAATTATAATGACCTACAACACATGTCGGTCTTTGAGTTATTGACTAATATCAATAAGGAAGATCAGACGGTGCCCAAGGCTGTAGAAAAGGTGATTCCTAGCATTGAAGCATTAGTAGGGCAGATCGTAAAAAAAATGGCTGCCGGCGGACGCTTGTTTTATATCGGAGCGGGTACGAGTGGGCGCCTTGGAGTGGTAGATGCCTCAGAGATTCCCCCCACTTACGGTTTGCCTCATGGGCATGTGGTAGGGGTGATAGCAGGAGGGGATGGAGCCATTCGCAAGTCAGTGGAAAACGCCGAAGACGATCCTGCGCAAGCATGGGATGATCTATCGGAATTCAATATTTCTGAAAAAGATGTTCTTATTGGCATAGCTGCTTCTGGACGAACCCCTTATGTCATTGGCGGATTGGCCAAAGCCAATGAAGAAGGCCTGGTGACTGGGTGCATTACTTGCAACTCAGGAAGTAAACTAGCCGAAACTGCTCAGTTTCCCATAGAGGTAGTGGTAGGGCCTGAGTTTGTGACCGGTAGCACACGCATGAAGGCAGGTACGGCTCAAAAGTTGGTGCTCAATATGATCTCTACTGCCGTTATGATTCGATTGGGTCACGTACAAGGCAACAAAATGGTGGATATGCAATTGAGCAATGAAAAGCTGGTGGATCGGGCCATTAGAATGGTCATGGAAGAGACAGGCCTCAATAGAACTAAGGCTGAGGCTTTGGTTAATTCTCAAGGTTCGGTTCGCAAGGCGATTGATCACCACAATAGAGAGGATGCATAA
- a CDS encoding GIY-YIG nuclease family protein, producing MATNQPYTVYILACANNSYYTGVTNDIERRLWEYETGHHPKCYTFHKRPVKLVFQEHFGDINQAIAFEKQIKGWRRAKKEALINDEWEKLPELSKKYSKDK from the coding sequence ATGGCGACCAACCAACCCTATACGGTCTACATCTTAGCATGTGCAAACAACAGCTACTACACCGGAGTCACCAACGATATCGAACGCAGACTCTGGGAGTACGAAACTGGCCATCATCCCAAGTGCTACACTTTCCATAAGCGACCAGTAAAATTGGTATTTCAAGAACACTTTGGAGACATCAACCAAGCCATTGCATTTGAAAAACAAATCAAAGGCTGGCGAAGGGCGAAGAAAGAAGCGCTGATCAATGACGAGTGGGAAAAGCTGCCAGAACTATCTAAGAAATACTCTAAAGATAAATGA
- a CDS encoding GIY-YIG nuclease family protein: protein MATNQPYTVYILACANNSYYTGVTNDIERRLWEHETGFHPKCYTFHKRPVKLVFQEHFGDINKAIAFEKQIKGWRRAKKEALINDEWEKLPELSKKYSKDK from the coding sequence ATGGCGACCAACCAACCCTATACGGTCTACATCTTAGCATGTGCAAACAACAGCTACTACACCGGAGTCACCAACGATATCGAACGCAGACTCTGGGAGCATGAAACGGGCTTTCACCCCAAGTGCTACACTTTCCATAAGCGACCAGTAAAATTGGTATTTCAAGAACACTTTGGAGACATCAACAAAGCCATTGCCTTTGAGAAACAAATCAAAGGCTGGCGAAGGGCTAAGAAAGAAGCGCTGATCAATGACGAGTGGGAAAAGCTGCCAGAACTATCTAAGAAATACTCTAAAGATAAATGA
- a CDS encoding RluA family pseudouridine synthase, with translation MSQAATNKDTLFTRFNKSIAGISLPAQFTYPFFYEPHPLCKLAAKQLQESLKSQTNWQHDFGIDHWVDGVNIGKMFGVLLVQNEAGEIGFLSAFSGKLADEHHLPGFVPPVVDYLAVDSYYRKGEKEIEEVNNQLCRLLESDDYLTAKSNWEQAKAQSEKELTHSKKIQKEAKQERKLKREKGKEQLSENDFLALDAALKAESMQMHYQSKDLVRKWKTELQEKEAELLHWDNQAKALKKKRKQMSNDLQQWIFDQYQFLNIDGKTRSVCDIFAETAFKIPPSGAGDCALPKLLQYAFKYKLKPLAMAEFWWGQSPKSEVRKHGYFYPSCKGKCEPILGHMLDGMEVARSPMLNVSTEDKKLETIYEDDYLLVLNKPHEFLSVPGKTNADSVLARMEKQLPNATGPLLVHRLDRATSGLLLVAKTKEVHKDLQDQFLARTIKKRYAALLEGNLAGDEGRIELPLRPDIEDRPRQLVCFEHGKPATTQWKVVERKNNRTLVHLWPMTGRTHQLRVHAAHLDGLNMPMVGDDLYGKPDSRLHLQAAELSFVHPVTKEEMTLALAPDF, from the coding sequence ATGAGTCAGGCAGCCACAAATAAGGACACACTGTTCACCAGATTTAACAAAAGCATAGCAGGGATTTCACTACCTGCACAATTCACCTATCCTTTTTTTTACGAGCCACATCCCTTGTGCAAGTTGGCCGCTAAGCAATTACAAGAATCCCTGAAATCACAGACCAACTGGCAACATGATTTTGGTATTGATCACTGGGTGGATGGAGTGAACATAGGGAAGATGTTTGGTGTGCTATTGGTGCAAAACGAAGCAGGAGAAATTGGTTTTTTGTCAGCCTTCTCGGGCAAATTGGCAGATGAGCATCATTTGCCAGGATTTGTGCCACCAGTTGTCGACTACTTGGCCGTGGATAGTTATTACAGAAAGGGCGAAAAAGAAATTGAAGAGGTTAACAATCAACTGTGTCGATTGTTAGAGTCTGACGATTATCTGACTGCCAAGTCCAATTGGGAGCAAGCTAAAGCGCAATCAGAGAAGGAACTCACTCATTCAAAAAAAATCCAGAAGGAAGCCAAACAAGAACGCAAACTAAAAAGGGAGAAGGGTAAAGAGCAGTTGTCTGAAAACGACTTTCTAGCTTTGGATGCTGCGCTCAAAGCGGAAAGCATGCAGATGCATTATCAAAGTAAAGATTTGGTGAGGAAATGGAAAACCGAACTGCAAGAGAAAGAGGCTGAGTTACTTCATTGGGACAACCAAGCCAAGGCATTGAAAAAGAAAAGAAAGCAAATGTCCAATGACTTGCAGCAGTGGATTTTTGATCAATATCAATTCTTGAATATAGATGGCAAGACCCGAAGTGTTTGTGACATTTTCGCAGAAACGGCTTTCAAAATTCCTCCTTCTGGAGCTGGAGATTGTGCATTGCCCAAGCTGCTGCAATACGCCTTCAAGTACAAATTGAAACCGCTGGCAATGGCCGAATTTTGGTGGGGGCAGTCGCCGAAGTCTGAGGTGAGAAAGCATGGTTATTTCTATCCATCGTGCAAAGGCAAGTGCGAACCTATTCTGGGACACATGTTGGATGGAATGGAAGTAGCACGGAGTCCGATGCTGAATGTGTCGACTGAGGATAAAAAACTAGAGACGATCTATGAAGACGATTACCTGTTGGTGCTAAATAAACCTCATGAGTTTTTGAGTGTACCTGGAAAGACCAATGCCGATTCTGTATTGGCTAGAATGGAGAAACAATTGCCTAACGCGACGGGACCGCTACTAGTTCATCGATTGGATCGGGCCACTTCTGGATTGCTATTGGTAGCCAAAACCAAGGAAGTTCACAAAGACTTGCAGGACCAATTTCTGGCTCGAACGATTAAGAAAAGATATGCAGCACTGTTAGAAGGGAATTTAGCAGGAGACGAAGGGCGAATTGAATTGCCACTACGACCAGATATAGAAGATCGACCCAGACAGTTGGTGTGTTTCGAACATGGCAAACCAGCAACTACCCAATGGAAAGTAGTAGAGCGGAAGAACAACAGAACGTTGGTGCACCTCTGGCCAATGACAGGCCGTACGCATCAATTGCGAGTCCATGCTGCACACCTGGATGGTTTGAACATGCCTATGGTAGGGGATGATTTGTATGGGAAGCCCGATAGTAGATTACACCTTCAAGCGGCAGAGTTGTCGTTTGTGCATCCGGTGACCAAGGAAGAAATGACGCTGGCTTTAGCGCCTGACTTTTAG
- a CDS encoding phosphoglycerate kinase — translation MNTLDQFNFEGKKALVRVDFNVPLNAEFEITDDTRIKAATPTIKKILADGGSAILMSHLGRPKDGPEEKFSLKHLVSTLSERFGTTVKFAEDCVGQDAVDLAAGLQAGEVLLLNNLRFYKEETKGDEAFAEKLSKLGDVYVNDAFGTAHRAHASTTIVAKFFTDKVCGYVMQAELDNAEKVLNNPDRPFTAIMGGAKVSDKILIIEKLLDKVDNLIIGGGMSYTFTKAKGGQIGNSLCEDDKLELTKELEAKAKEKGVNLYLPVDNKIADDFNNDAKSEFVDADKIPDGWMGLDIGPETVKIFSEVVANSKTVLWNGPMGVFEFPNFATGTESIAEAVVIATENDGFSLIGGGDSASAINNLGYGDKVSYVSTGGGALLEYMEGKVLPGVAALQD, via the coding sequence ATGAACACACTTGATCAATTCAACTTTGAAGGCAAAAAAGCCTTAGTACGGGTAGATTTCAACGTGCCTTTGAACGCCGAATTTGAAATCACTGACGACACCAGAATCAAAGCTGCCACTCCTACTATTAAGAAAATATTAGCTGACGGCGGATCAGCTATTTTGATGAGTCACTTAGGTCGTCCGAAAGATGGACCTGAAGAGAAGTTTTCTTTAAAGCACTTAGTATCGACACTATCTGAAAGATTCGGAACTACAGTAAAATTCGCTGAAGACTGCGTAGGTCAAGATGCTGTAGATTTAGCTGCTGGTCTGCAAGCCGGCGAAGTGCTTTTGCTCAACAACCTTAGATTCTACAAAGAAGAAACTAAAGGTGATGAGGCATTCGCTGAAAAGCTTTCTAAACTTGGTGATGTATATGTAAATGACGCCTTTGGTACCGCACATAGAGCACATGCTTCTACGACTATAGTAGCTAAGTTTTTTACTGACAAAGTATGTGGTTATGTGATGCAAGCTGAATTAGACAATGCCGAAAAAGTATTGAACAATCCAGACCGACCATTTACAGCGATCATGGGTGGAGCGAAAGTATCTGATAAGATTTTGATCATTGAAAAATTATTGGACAAAGTAGACAACCTGATCATTGGTGGTGGCATGTCTTACACTTTCACCAAGGCTAAAGGAGGACAAATTGGAAATTCACTTTGTGAAGACGACAAATTGGAGTTAACCAAAGAATTGGAAGCGAAAGCTAAGGAAAAAGGTGTAAACCTTTACTTGCCGGTTGACAATAAAATTGCAGACGATTTCAATAACGATGCAAAATCTGAATTTGTAGATGCAGATAAAATTCCTGACGGTTGGATGGGATTGGATATCGGACCTGAGACAGTGAAAATATTCAGCGAAGTAGTAGCCAACTCAAAGACTGTACTTTGGAACGGACCTATGGGTGTTTTTGAATTCCCAAATTTCGCCACTGGAACAGAGTCTATCGCTGAAGCAGTAGTAATTGCTACTGAAAACGATGGCTTCTCATTGATCGGAGGTGGTGATTCAGCTTCTGCTATCAACAATCTAGGATACGGTGACAAAGTATCTTACGTATCTACTGGAGGCGGTGCATTGCTCGAATATATGGAAGGCAAAGTACTACCTGGCGTAGCTGCATTACAGGATTAA
- a CDS encoding L-threonylcarbamoyladenylate synthase, with translation MAKIGTDILHAAALLKAGKLVAVPTDTVYGLAGHAQKTESLQEIFHVKQRPQDKPLIAQVDHIDKAMGFVKNIPNNARMLAEKYWPGALTLIFEATSEVSPVMLSGGTTMGLRVPDHDMTLELLKQLDFPLAVTSANLSGHDSPTTAQEVNEQIGDRIEYILDGGPSTIGLESTIVGFENKMPVIFRKGAISEEEILATLNLKLSKKEN, from the coding sequence ATGGCAAAAATAGGAACAGACATATTGCACGCAGCAGCCTTGCTCAAAGCGGGTAAGTTGGTAGCTGTACCCACAGATACCGTCTATGGCTTAGCAGGTCACGCGCAAAAAACGGAATCTCTCCAGGAGATATTCCATGTCAAACAACGTCCTCAGGACAAACCACTCATCGCCCAAGTCGATCACATAGATAAGGCTATGGGTTTTGTAAAAAACATCCCTAACAACGCCCGTATGCTGGCAGAGAAATACTGGCCCGGCGCTTTGACCTTAATATTTGAAGCGACCAGTGAAGTATCACCGGTAATGTTATCTGGAGGAACGACTATGGGACTAAGAGTACCCGATCATGACATGACTTTGGAACTTCTTAAGCAATTGGATTTTCCATTAGCAGTTACCAGTGCCAATTTGAGTGGCCATGATAGTCCTACCACAGCACAAGAGGTAAATGAACAAATCGGTGATCGCATCGAATACATTTTGGATGGAGGACCGAGTACCATAGGTTTAGAATCCACTATTGTAGGGTTTGAAAATAAAATGCCTGTGATCTTCCGAAAAGGGGCAATTTCGGAAGAGGAGATTTTGGCTACGCTCAATTTAAAATTGAGCAAAAAAGAAAATTAA
- a CDS encoding ribonuclease HII, translated as MPLLPFYKEGVIEAGCDEAGRGCLAGPVVAAAVILPADYSHQVLNDSKKLSLKQRNSIKDQIKTDAMAWAVGVVSHTEIDEINILNASFLAMHRAVDQLKTRPELLLIDGNRFKAYKDIPHETIIKGDGKYYSIAAASVLAKTYRDELMTDLHQEFPQYGWQSNAGYPTKAHRQAIRDFGVTPHHRMSFKLLPEQLELF; from the coding sequence ATGCCATTATTGCCATTTTATAAAGAAGGAGTCATAGAAGCCGGATGCGATGAAGCCGGTCGCGGTTGCTTAGCTGGACCAGTGGTAGCAGCGGCTGTCATACTACCTGCAGATTATTCACATCAGGTTTTGAATGATTCGAAAAAACTGAGCCTCAAACAGCGCAATTCCATCAAAGACCAAATCAAAACCGATGCCATGGCCTGGGCAGTAGGGGTAGTGTCGCATACTGAAATCGACGAAATCAATATCTTGAATGCCTCCTTCTTGGCTATGCACCGTGCGGTGGATCAATTAAAGACCAGACCCGAGTTGCTATTGATTGATGGGAATCGTTTTAAGGCATATAAAGACATACCTCACGAAACGATCATCAAAGGAGATGGAAAGTACTATTCGATAGCGGCCGCTTCTGTGCTCGCCAAGACCTATCGTGATGAGTTAATGACTGACCTTCATCAGGAATTTCCTCAATACGGCTGGCAGTCCAATGCCGGCTATCCTACCAAGGCTCATCGACAAGCCATTAGAGACTTTGGCGTGACACCCCATCATCGGATGAGCTTCAAGCTTTTGCCTGAGCAACTTGAATTATTTTAA